tcgagaaactcagtgggctgtgtctgagggttaattttctCGCCGAGcacttcatcgcaagcgacggcttcgacgagaacggtgacttaTTTGCTGAAAATCGACTGTCGCTTAATGTTGGGGTTTGAATAACAGTAGCAGGCGACGTCCggtgaagctagcataacccctcgaggtttctAGCCATAGGTAAGAAGAAAAAGGCAGCATACAATTTCCCAATAAcaatgtgttctttttttttattgcttagatgggtggatgaactcatagcccacctggtgttaagtggttactggagtccatagacatctacaacgtaaatgcgccacccaccttgagatataagttctaaggtctcaagtatagttaccgtgcggactcacaagagatcctaccaccagtaattacgcagattataattttgcgggttttgattttttgttacacgatgttattccttcaccgtgaaagtcaatcgtgaacattgttcCCAAAAATAAAACGCGCACTAGTTGAAACGTCATGCTTTGATTGGAACAAAGGCGTAACAAACAGCATAAACTGGATAATaatattcgacgcttgaaaggcaaacatgactaaccGAAagtaactgctttgtacataaatgataggcaataaccatattcgatgcgcaaaaaaaatatatttctaggtctattaaaatcatttcaatcctacggctagattcgttaaaatattttttttttcaggtatttcaactttaaattagtctactgtaaagttcacgcattgtcgcttagtcatgtttgcctttcaagcgtcgaattatacattttattggTGCGTTTCGTTTACACATTCCGAACAAGATACGAATTTGCATCGAAAACATTGACAATGGTGGGAAAGCGTTGAAGGTTGAACAGTATTGTAGACGTTGTGGCATCGAGATGAATAACCGAAGCCGGCTCTACGTGTGATTatacgaaattaaaataaagctaAAACGCGTGTAAAATAACAAGTTAGGTATGCGCTTCTTTCGTTTACCcacggacacagcccactaagtttctcgccggatcttctcagtgggtcgcgtttccgatccggtggtagattctgggaagcacggctcttgctagggttcctgttagcaacgtcatcaggtttgagccccgtaagctcacctactagttaaggttacgctgatatggtctttcTAGACCAGTGATGGGCAAAGTACGACCCGCGGGCCAAAGTATTTAATCCGATCCGCCGTGAGTCCATCTATCCTAAATATTTTACTCAGCATTTTGGCGCGTAAAATCAAATCTGACGTCTATAATTGAAAATCttcgaatttttaatgaaagctcCAATTCGTCAGGAGTGTTTTGAGCTTTCATTATCTCATAATTAACTTGCCATCATTATAAGTATCTCGGCAGTCTGTCACaggtattagtttatttattggaaaaaaaaaaacaattcttttCACTTATCTATCACACGCCTCACGTCTCACGCGCCTAACAAAGCGTAAAAGTaaaaggtattttgtttatcaaaaagcttttaatacaaaatacatttttttctataactCTTACCCTCCTCTAGAATATCTTAAACTTTGTGCCCcgccattaaaaatgtttgcccACCACTGCTCTACagcatcagcttaggtagggaaaaaaatcgattaactaAATTAATCAACTGAATTCGCTTATCAAACATAAATGGCATGCACGCgcaaaatttttataaatagaaaatcgttgcggcctaaacgataagacgtccggtgtactgGTGTCAAGCGATGCctgttcaaataataataataataagtggaAACAAATCACGCTCGGTCATCtgaccccaatttaggattccctgtgttatgggtgccATAGACTTGATAaacatgtttaaatatatacctacatatatatatatagataacaaataCCTAGACAGTGTAAACatgtttggtggtaggaccttttgtgagcccgcacgggtaggtaccaccaccccgcctatttctgccgtgaagtagtaatgcgtttcggtttgaagggcggagcagtcgttgtaactatactgagaccttagaacttatatctcaaggtgggtagcgtatttacgttgtagatgtctatggactccagtaatcgcttaacacaaagtgggctgtgagctcgtccacccatctaagcaattaataaaaaacagtagtattcaatttaatttatttttattagttgtcgAGAAATTCTCACGAGCCAACTCACAGAATACATCTAGCTGTGTATTGAAAAGTCTACGCACGTTCGATATGAACCCGAGCAAAAAGGGCCTTGAAttaattcgtttatttttaCTTGGACACGCCTAAGTGCTTCGTATCAAGGATAATGTGGCATTCTTACTATATGCAGCGcaaatgtctataatgtaaaCCTTGTACGGGGCTATTAAGTGATAACATTATGACGTCATCTAAACATAACATACGAGGATGCGAGCTAAAGTATAAACTGCCGGCgttttcgtatcgagcgatgcgaccgtgccggtgttcgaattcggattaagtgtgcttagtgtgagttttttaacgttctcgatagcgtaaaagttatctcacattaaatttgtttggagttggaacgtttacctacgtttgccgctaggggcgctgttctgaCTACAtaatgttaacttttacgctatcgagaaagttaaaaaactcgcactaagcacacaggtaccaattcttctaatgaaagacgtacttgacaaatgttcacgaatgaaatccacggtgaaggaataatatctatttacttatactaatatataaatttacattggtttttacggatgttccgttataactactgaaccatgcatccgatcgacttgaaacttgatatccatgtagaaaatacatgtacttaatggataggctaatatttatatgagtgttggactccctacaccagttgcgggggcgttaatgatgagaatctttgtgggggtgagaagtattaattttaattttaaatgcccagcgaagcggacggatacagctagtcgtgtaataaaaatcaaaccggcaataattataatttgcgtaattactggtggtagtagtaGGTCTTAGGagcatggataggtaccaccaccctgcctatttctgtcgtgaagcagtaatgcgtttcggtttaaagcaGCCGTTTCACTTTGAAAGCCGGGACTCAGAACTctttatttctcaaggtgggtggcggaatttacgttgtgagttattattattatacagtgTGTGGactatgttaaaataaaataaagatatataAAAGGAAAAAGAATGGATTTACCTCCATAGCCCGGGTACCCTGAAAGTCCGCCGAAGCCTCCCTGATAACCGCCTTGATATCCGCCTTGGTAACCACCATAGTTACCTGTAATATACAATTCAATAAGTTAGAGCTTTTAAGTGGTTttgagtaaaaaatattatgggaCGTCACATCCTTTTCAATAGATAAATTTTATCGAAGAAAATCAAACTAAATTTCTCTCGTCAATTACATACATTATATCGATTGAacgttaaattttaaacttaccgCCAAACCCGCCCTGATAACTTTGACCCGGATAACCGAAACCGGCGTAGCCGTTACTTAAACCGGTATTTCCGTAACCGAAACCCGAGCTGCCGTAGCCAGGATAATTTCCGTAACCCGGGTAACTGCTTCCAGCGCTGCCGGTGTTGTAGCCGCCATAGCCGCTGTAACCGTTTTGATAGCCCGGCTTTAGAAGGCCGTAACCGCCCGCGTTTCGCGTTTGACCGGTAAAgtcattgctcgtatccgatacTCTTTGTCCGATCGTCACGGCCGCCGAGCAGCATAACAAAAGAAGACTCTGAAAACATGGTTTTTATTAGAATcactttaaatattaataacaacgGCCTTAGTTCAGTATTGCTTttgaatatgtattttattcacaaactaaaaaaaaacacgatcaaaaagcaaaccgaactaacaattaacttaatattttttattcccttGAGATATTCAgcgaatttataaaattattctatTGTCATAGGTCTTTGATACACGtggaaattttgaaataaacccGTCGTCTTGGAGTCGATGAAAATTACGTTAAATATTTCGTTACGTACAAAAAAACGTACGTACAtgccaagctaataaaaactttttaaaaacatcttATAGAATGTCTTTAGGCACTACATACACTCATCTAAGCTACTACTGCACGGCATCAACTGTCCGCTGTAATCCGGATCCATCTATGTAAAGATATAGAGTATCTAAAGTATGTAAcatttagtcgtcgtggcctaaaggataagacgtccggtgcattcgtgttgagcgatgcaccgatgttcgaatctcaggcgggtaccaatttttccaatgaaatacgtactcaacaaatgttcacgattgacttccacggtgaaggaatttttttttttttttttttttttttattgcccttgtaggcagacgagcatacggcccacctgatgttgagtggttaccgtcgcccatggacttcagcaatgccaggggcagagccaagccgctgcctatcgcttaatactctccacaagcctcgtttgaagaaggacatgtcatagcgctcgggaaacaccgtggaggggagctcattccatagccggatggtacgtggcagaaaagacctctggaaacgcactgtcgatgaccgcagtggctccaggtagtatggatgaactttactccggtggcgggcggtgcgatggtaaaaacgagatgccggtatcatctcgaacaattacatcgtgtaataaaaatgaaacccgcaaaattataatttgcgtaattactggtggtaggacctctttgagtccacgcgggtgggtaccatcgccttgcctatttctgccgtgaagcagtaatgcgtttcggtttgaagggtggggcagccgttgtaactatactgagaccttaaacttatatctcaaggtgggtggcgcatttacgttgtggatgtctatgggctccagtaactacttaacaccaggtgggctgtgagctcgtccacccacctaagcaatgaaaaaaagaaaaaaaaagagtatctAAAGTATGTACCGTGAGCTAAAATAAGCCgtgaaattagttttaattgtatagaGGCTTAGCTTAGTAAACTATTATCGTTTTGTGCTTATGTTGAAGCCATCGTTAATTTTGTTTCTGTTTATTTCGTGTAATTATAAAATCGTGCAGATCAAACCAGAACATGAGCATGAGTTCGTGAGCCCGtcaaaaaaaatctagaaaattCCGTACACAGAACTTTGGTCTTTTGTCAGCAATCCGCATTACGTTTTGTCGAGTGCTCACTCTTGCATACACATGTTCCCGCTTGAATTCTGAATATGAATTAATCTAGAGAAGAAACTATTCAACtttcagtcttttttttttattgcttagatggatggacgagctcacagcccatctggtgttaagtggttactggagcccatagacatctacaacgtaaatgcgccacccacctcgagatacaagttct
Above is a window of Bombyx mori chromosome 21, ASM3026992v2 DNA encoding:
- the LOC101746421 gene encoding keratin-associated protein 19-2 → MNYLSLLLLCCSAAVTIGQRVSDTSNDFTGQTRNAGGYGLLKPGYQNGYSGYGGYNTGSAGSSYPGYGNYPGYGSSGFGYGNTGLSNGYAGFGYPGQSYQGGFGGNYGGYQGGYQGGYQGGFGGLSGYPGYGGYRPGYQSGSAGYPGYKSGYNQYRSSFDRYPATNAGNFFGGYGDGYSDNFRVVARSTNEKKKVETVA